The following proteins are encoded in a genomic region of Pseudomonas saponiphila:
- a CDS encoding SDR family oxidoreductase — MGRFSGKRVLITGGTSGMGLAGAKRIADEGGQVAVTGYSAEHLEEAARLLPADALIFKNDAADPEAVQQLVEQVRQLGGLDGLWLNAGYAQVGPIEEVDAGFFDRMMNANARGPLLQLAGLTGLLRPNASVVLTSSTSAYESSPLTSVYAATKGAMISMARCCAAALGPRGIRVNVLVPGPIETNFRNFLAQDIRRQFEDGLATQLPLRRVGSAAEAAAVALFLLSDDASYVTGSQYAVDGGLTMR; from the coding sequence GTGGGCAGATTTTCCGGAAAGCGCGTCCTGATTACCGGGGGTACCAGTGGCATGGGCCTGGCAGGAGCCAAACGCATCGCCGATGAGGGCGGTCAGGTGGCCGTGACGGGCTACAGCGCCGAGCATCTGGAGGAGGCTGCGCGGCTGCTTCCGGCAGATGCGCTGATTTTCAAGAACGATGCGGCCGACCCTGAAGCCGTGCAGCAACTGGTGGAGCAGGTCCGACAACTGGGTGGGCTCGACGGGCTCTGGCTCAATGCCGGTTATGCACAGGTGGGGCCGATCGAAGAGGTTGATGCCGGTTTTTTCGATCGCATGATGAACGCCAATGCCAGGGGGCCTTTGCTGCAACTGGCTGGGTTGACCGGCTTGCTGCGGCCTAATGCGTCAGTGGTGCTGACGTCCTCGACCTCCGCCTATGAATCCTCGCCCTTGACCAGCGTCTATGCCGCCACCAAGGGAGCGATGATTTCCATGGCCCGTTGTTGCGCGGCGGCACTGGGCCCGCGGGGGATCAGGGTCAATGTGCTGGTGCCGGGGCCGATCGAGACCAATTTCCGCAACTTCTTGGCGCAAGACATTCGCCGCCAATTCGAGGATGGGCTCGCCACCCAGTTGCCGCTGCGGCGGGTCGGTAGCGCCGCCGAAGCGGCGGCGGTGGCGTTGTTTCTCCTGTCGGACGACGCCTCCTATGTGACCGGGAGCCAATACGCGGTCGATGGTGGCCTGACGATGCGCTGA
- a CDS encoding MFS transporter, translating to MDSSAVASRPIYALVVVCIALFAIPLTITGSGVLLLPIAQDFASSYLQTQWVICSFMVSYAAFMAMTGVMADALGRKLSFVVGLVLFAIASAAAAGAGSLTQLIAARALTGVGAAAVTTAGSAILALAYTGPARVRAFTVFGTALGLGLAVGPLVAGSLVSLLHSWRPFFAAITAVLGVVALLGLGLPESRSQERQAVDWSGGALFTSLLILLVSAFSMVPAAGWSDPTVLCLFVGAGLLVPVFVKVENRAAHPIVNLQLLCNRQFLAVCLTPVFLGFGYISLLFYLPQYLTVVAGMSAMEIGIALMCSTLPSLLFPLFFSLMRQQLPLRTLMVVTFAFMVLGPLSLAWVIASPTLLNLAVPLFITGASFGVSLSYLDGAAVSVVPAQRSGMAAGMFNTFRLGGEALTIPLLGMVIMALLGRQADDRNAGLSVLVQGDLERAARLLSQPQEVLTEHLAFAMQEALIVIAAVSLVGLMIILKLSNQTLTKGVEYAH from the coding sequence ATGGACTCGTCAGCCGTTGCATCCAGACCAATTTATGCCCTGGTCGTCGTCTGTATTGCGCTGTTCGCTATACCCCTGACCATCACAGGATCGGGTGTTCTGCTACTGCCGATTGCCCAGGACTTTGCCTCGAGCTACCTGCAGACGCAGTGGGTGATTTGCTCGTTCATGGTGAGCTACGCGGCGTTTATGGCAATGACCGGGGTGATGGCCGATGCCTTGGGCCGCAAGTTGTCCTTTGTCGTCGGCCTGGTGCTGTTTGCCATCGCCAGCGCGGCGGCGGCTGGCGCCGGCAGCCTGACGCAACTGATTGCCGCCAGGGCGCTGACCGGCGTCGGGGCGGCGGCGGTGACCACTGCCGGAAGCGCGATCCTGGCTTTGGCCTACACGGGGCCGGCGCGGGTCCGGGCGTTTACGGTATTCGGTACAGCGCTGGGACTGGGCCTGGCGGTTGGCCCCCTGGTGGCCGGTAGCCTGGTGTCGTTGCTGCACAGTTGGCGCCCGTTCTTTGCCGCAATCACCGCAGTGCTGGGGGTGGTTGCACTGTTGGGGCTGGGGTTGCCGGAAAGCCGTTCCCAGGAACGGCAGGCCGTGGATTGGAGTGGTGGCGCTTTGTTCACCAGCTTGCTGATTCTGTTGGTTTCGGCCTTTTCCATGGTGCCCGCTGCAGGTTGGTCGGACCCGACGGTGCTCTGCCTCTTTGTCGGTGCCGGGTTGCTGGTTCCAGTCTTCGTCAAGGTCGAGAACCGCGCGGCCCACCCCATCGTCAACCTTCAGCTGTTGTGCAACCGACAGTTTCTGGCTGTGTGTCTCACGCCGGTGTTTCTCGGTTTCGGTTACATCAGCCTGTTGTTCTACCTGCCCCAGTACCTGACGGTGGTTGCCGGCATGAGTGCCATGGAAATCGGCATCGCCTTGATGTGTTCAACCCTGCCGTCGCTGCTGTTTCCACTGTTCTTCAGCCTGATGCGCCAGCAATTGCCGCTCAGGACACTGATGGTAGTGACCTTCGCCTTCATGGTGCTGGGTCCGTTGTCCCTGGCCTGGGTGATTGCCAGCCCCACGCTGCTCAACCTGGCTGTGCCGCTCTTTATCACCGGCGCTTCCTTCGGCGTGTCCCTGTCCTACCTCGATGGTGCGGCGGTCAGTGTGGTTCCTGCGCAGCGCTCGGGAATGGCGGCCGGCATGTTCAACACATTTCGCCTGGGAGGCGAGGCCCTGACCATTCCCTTGCTGGGCATGGTGATCATGGCGCTACTCGGCCGCCAGGCCGATGACCGCAACGCGGGGCTCTCGGTTCTGGTGCAGGGCGATCTGGAAAGAGCGGCCCGGTTGCTGTCGCAGCCCCAGGAAGTGCTGACCGAGCATCTGGCGTTTGCGATGCAGGAGGCCTTGATTGTGATTGCGGCCGTCTCGCTGGTTGGCTTGATGATCATTTTGAAACTGTCGAATCAGACTCTCACCAAAGGTGTTGAATATGCGCACTAA
- a CDS encoding beta-ketoacyl-ACP synthase III, which translates to MGVRIAGLGGALPPQEVTNEDLEQRLDTTSEWIVSRTGILKRYVVTEGICTSDLACEAARAAIENAPVGLNIDLLILATSTPDRRCPATAPKVAEKLGLRGISAFDVNAVCSGFIYALQLGAAAIKAGFARHVLVIGADVFSSIINEQDRSTVPIFGDGAGAVVLQESDVDDVLDIETGSDGSLEDLITIRSGGVESKVNSAQQHPDDIYFSMSGKEVFMRAIQCMNDSVLGLLQRNQLDIQDVDCLVPHQANLRIIRTLAEQLGVPYERAVVSLDRFGNTSAASIPLALTQACMDTTLKARDRVVLTAFGGGVTWGSALLNWPELQRVPFIKHMSATGVAK; encoded by the coding sequence ATGGGCGTTCGTATTGCGGGGTTGGGAGGCGCCTTGCCTCCCCAGGAAGTGACCAATGAAGACCTCGAACAGCGGCTTGATACCACCAGCGAATGGATTGTCAGCCGTACTGGCATCTTGAAGCGTTACGTCGTTACCGAGGGCATCTGCACCAGCGATCTGGCCTGTGAGGCCGCCAGGGCGGCCATCGAAAACGCTCCGGTGGGCCTGAACATCGACTTGTTGATCCTAGCCACCAGCACACCGGACCGCCGTTGTCCGGCCACCGCGCCCAAGGTCGCGGAGAAGCTCGGATTGCGGGGGATCTCGGCCTTTGATGTGAATGCCGTGTGTTCGGGTTTCATCTATGCATTGCAACTGGGGGCGGCGGCGATCAAGGCGGGATTCGCCAGGCATGTATTGGTGATCGGTGCCGACGTGTTTTCCTCGATTATCAATGAGCAGGATCGTAGTACCGTGCCTATTTTCGGTGACGGTGCCGGGGCCGTGGTGCTGCAGGAGTCCGATGTCGATGATGTGCTGGATATCGAAACCGGCAGCGATGGTTCCCTCGAGGATCTGATCACTATTCGTTCCGGCGGCGTGGAGTCGAAAGTCAATTCGGCGCAGCAGCACCCCGACGACATCTACTTCTCAATGAGTGGCAAGGAAGTTTTCATGCGGGCAATTCAATGCATGAATGATTCAGTGCTTGGATTGCTGCAGCGCAATCAACTCGATATTCAGGATGTGGATTGTCTGGTTCCGCACCAGGCGAACCTGAGAATTATAAGAACCTTGGCCGAGCAACTCGGCGTGCCTTACGAGCGTGCAGTGGTTTCCCTGGATCGGTTTGGTAATACCTCGGCCGCTTCTATACCGCTGGCGCTGACGCAAGCCTGTATGGACACCACGCTCAAAGCACGTGATCGAGTAGTGCTGACCGCTTTTGGCGGTGGTGTTACCTGGGGTTCGGCGTTGTTGAACTGGCCTGAATTGCAAAGAGTTCCATTCATCAAGCATATGAGCGCGACAGGGGTAGCCAAATGA
- a CDS encoding AraC family transcriptional regulator, with protein sequence MDPLSDVLSQLDSHSSVFAGLQAGGDWSICFPAPEGIKFNAVIEGSCWLLVEGERPIELHQGDCFLLSKARPFILASDLSLQPIDSHLVYRDARNGIAHYRQGQGFFLIGGRFAYCDEARLLLDGLPAVVTVNGQSGQAGVLQWALQQLKTELPSSLPGSSLIVRQLGHLMLVQVLRLYLAASQEHPPGWLAALSDPKINAAIQAIHAEPEHRWTVNLLARRVGMSRSTLALRFKQKVGMGPLAYVLRWRMQLASRELRRHQGSISSIAQALGYDSDSAFSNAFKRVMACSPREYRLRQAAVASVA encoded by the coding sequence GGAGACTGGTCCATCTGCTTTCCGGCCCCGGAAGGCATCAAGTTCAACGCGGTTATCGAAGGCTCGTGCTGGTTGCTGGTGGAAGGCGAGCGCCCGATCGAGTTGCACCAGGGCGACTGTTTTCTTCTGTCCAAGGCGCGGCCCTTCATTCTGGCCAGCGACTTGAGCCTGCAGCCCATCGACTCGCACCTGGTTTACCGCGATGCCAGGAACGGGATCGCCCACTATCGGCAAGGCCAGGGCTTTTTCCTGATCGGCGGGCGGTTTGCCTATTGTGACGAGGCCAGGCTGTTGCTGGACGGTCTGCCCGCGGTGGTCACGGTCAATGGCCAGTCGGGCCAGGCTGGGGTCCTACAGTGGGCATTGCAGCAACTGAAAACCGAGCTACCCAGCAGCCTGCCGGGCTCGTCGTTGATCGTGCGGCAACTGGGGCACCTGATGCTGGTGCAGGTACTGCGGCTGTATCTGGCGGCGTCCCAGGAGCACCCGCCGGGGTGGCTGGCGGCGCTCTCGGACCCAAAGATCAATGCCGCCATTCAAGCCATACACGCCGAGCCCGAGCACCGCTGGACGGTCAATCTGCTGGCCAGGCGGGTGGGGATGTCGCGTTCGACGCTGGCGCTGCGTTTCAAGCAGAAGGTCGGCATGGGGCCACTGGCCTACGTGCTGCGTTGGCGCATGCAACTGGCCTCTCGGGAACTGCGCAGGCATCAGGGCAGTATTTCCTCGATCGCACAGGCGCTGGGCTATGACTCCGACAGCGCTTTCAGCAATGCCTTCAAGCGGGTGATGGCCTGTTCTCCCCGCGAGTACCGGCTGCGCCAGGCTGCGGTTGCGAGCGTTGCATGA
- a CDS encoding putative quinol monooxygenase, with protein MSIDIVVFFSVSAANRVELGRHFSELAAHTLNEPGCQRFEVYEQSPEAGGFALVERWQDDSAISDHMGMPYTEHFIANAKHLIEHSEVHRLTSLTRD; from the coding sequence ATGAGTATTGATATCGTGGTGTTCTTCAGCGTGAGCGCGGCTAACCGAGTTGAACTTGGTCGACACTTCAGTGAACTTGCGGCACATACATTGAATGAGCCGGGTTGTCAGCGGTTTGAAGTTTACGAACAGTCGCCCGAGGCCGGCGGATTCGCTCTGGTTGAACGTTGGCAAGATGATTCGGCCATTTCCGATCATATGGGCATGCCCTATACCGAGCATTTCATTGCCAATGCCAAGCATCTGATCGAGCACAGCGAAGTCCATCGCCTGACTTCTTTGACCCGCGACTGA
- a CDS encoding LysR family transcriptional regulator has protein sequence MRGNEYAQLQAFAAVIQQGSFVRAAAHLGMSASALSQTIRNMEERLDVRLLNRTTRSVSPTEMGARLLADLLPALASLDAALARLKTSSEGPHGLLRINTTRVAAIHYLAPLIGPFLQAYPGIQFDVVTDERLVDIVAGGFDAGVRLGKKLDKDMVAQGLGGDQEMMVVASAAYLERCGIPRTPQELIHHQCLTYRWPTDGSLYRWEFERNGELLEIEVKGPLVVTEPEMLTRVVLDGVGIAYLFRHQVAALVESGQLIHLLKEWTPAFPGFYLYYPSQRQMAPSLRAFIDFVMQRSQPQPGAAGTRGENRPSPA, from the coding sequence ATGCGAGGCAATGAATACGCCCAACTCCAGGCGTTCGCCGCTGTCATTCAACAAGGAAGTTTTGTCCGTGCCGCCGCCCACCTGGGCATGTCCGCATCCGCTCTCAGCCAAACCATCCGCAACATGGAAGAACGCCTGGACGTGCGCCTGCTCAATCGCACCACGCGCAGCGTCTCGCCCACCGAAATGGGCGCCAGGCTTCTAGCGGACCTGCTGCCTGCACTGGCATCCCTGGATGCAGCGCTGGCCAGGCTCAAGACCTCCAGCGAAGGCCCTCACGGGCTGCTGCGCATCAATACCACCCGAGTGGCGGCCATTCACTACCTGGCCCCGCTGATCGGCCCTTTTCTCCAGGCCTACCCCGGCATTCAGTTCGATGTAGTCACCGACGAGCGCCTGGTGGATATAGTCGCCGGCGGTTTCGATGCCGGGGTCCGGCTCGGCAAGAAACTCGACAAGGACATGGTCGCCCAGGGGCTGGGCGGTGATCAGGAAATGATGGTGGTCGCCTCCGCCGCCTATCTGGAACGCTGCGGAATACCACGCACACCACAGGAGCTGATACACCACCAGTGCCTGACTTACCGCTGGCCCACGGACGGCAGCCTGTATCGCTGGGAATTCGAGCGCAATGGCGAACTGCTGGAGATCGAGGTCAAGGGCCCTCTGGTGGTTACCGAGCCGGAAATGCTCACCCGCGTGGTCCTCGACGGAGTCGGCATCGCCTATCTGTTCCGCCATCAGGTGGCCGCCCTGGTGGAAAGCGGCCAACTGATCCACCTGCTCAAGGAATGGACACCGGCTTTCCCCGGGTTCTACCTGTATTACCCCAGCCAACGGCAAATGGCGCCGTCACTGCGAGCCTTCATCGACTTCGTCATGCAACGCTCGCAACCGCAGCCTGGCGCAGCCGGTACTCGCGGGGAGAACAGGCCATCACCCGCTTGA
- a CDS encoding FAD-dependent oxidoreductase, which translates to MRTKEQEPKVLIVGAGPVGMLLALELALYGVQARVISRDVRVSPHSKATIVWPRILELMDRTGVSEAIVREGHYFDQMNYYSNKKRVGLIRFNTLSDTPYPFGITIPQAKTERILESALTAQGIAIEYGCEFVSGEQDLDSVSVTLRDRSGAEQRCSFDWVVGADGFQSSVRSAFEFDFSGYSMPIRLAITDAELTGQTTSSEAAYYMHRSGNMVLAPLGDGVFRVGASVPPEYTGDRPDREFFNTLLEHRVPGVKKLGEMKFSGIFTAHVRTANRFKKNRVFIVGDAAHAMSPSGAQGLNTGFQDAVNLGWKLGGVIRGSLSPDILESYTRERLESVNRVSALSTSLARMSLYRRTPQIVLRDAAFKVASLTRVLENYVSPRFAQLDSSIAKPDNRLFPGKKRSFCAGDRIPLSWTENWQAPVLAKDAYSILLWPGKTYVYETWSAFSQELDAAMPGHKVINLGAMPLGKLLDRLGARPQSIIVRPDGHIQSIVALDAAAYAKGIDAISNALPHSLNLQ; encoded by the coding sequence ATGCGCACTAAAGAGCAAGAGCCGAAAGTCCTGATAGTTGGCGCGGGTCCGGTCGGCATGTTGTTGGCTCTGGAGCTGGCCCTGTATGGCGTCCAGGCCCGAGTGATTTCCAGGGACGTGCGGGTTTCCCCGCATTCGAAGGCGACCATCGTCTGGCCGCGGATTCTGGAACTGATGGACCGTACCGGCGTGTCCGAAGCGATTGTCCGCGAGGGGCACTACTTCGATCAGATGAACTATTACTCCAACAAGAAAAGAGTTGGACTCATACGTTTCAATACCTTGAGCGATACCCCCTATCCATTTGGCATCACCATTCCCCAGGCCAAGACCGAACGCATACTGGAGTCGGCACTCACCGCTCAAGGTATCGCGATCGAATACGGTTGCGAGTTCGTCAGTGGCGAGCAGGATCTGGACAGTGTCAGCGTAACCCTCAGGGACAGGTCCGGGGCCGAGCAGCGTTGCAGCTTTGATTGGGTGGTCGGCGCCGACGGCTTTCAAAGCAGCGTGCGTTCTGCCTTCGAGTTCGATTTCAGCGGCTACTCGATGCCGATCCGCCTGGCCATCACCGACGCCGAGCTGACCGGGCAGACCACCAGCAGCGAAGCGGCCTATTACATGCACAGGTCCGGCAACATGGTACTGGCCCCGCTAGGCGATGGGGTGTTCAGGGTCGGCGCCAGCGTGCCGCCGGAATACACCGGCGACCGGCCAGACCGAGAGTTCTTCAATACCTTGCTGGAGCACCGGGTGCCCGGGGTGAAGAAACTGGGGGAGATGAAGTTCAGCGGGATCTTCACCGCCCATGTGCGTACCGCTAACCGATTCAAGAAGAACCGGGTTTTTATCGTCGGTGATGCGGCGCATGCGATGAGCCCTTCCGGCGCTCAAGGTCTCAACACCGGGTTTCAGGACGCTGTCAATCTGGGCTGGAAGCTCGGTGGTGTGATCAGGGGCAGCCTGTCGCCGGACATCCTGGAGTCCTATACCCGGGAAAGGCTGGAGTCGGTCAACCGGGTATCGGCGTTGTCCACCAGCCTGGCCAGGATGAGCCTGTATCGGCGCACCCCGCAGATAGTCCTGCGTGATGCCGCGTTCAAGGTCGCTTCGCTGACCAGGGTTCTGGAGAACTATGTCTCACCAAGGTTTGCGCAGCTCGATTCCAGCATCGCCAAGCCGGATAACCGGCTGTTCCCCGGTAAGAAACGCTCCTTTTGCGCAGGCGACAGAATACCCCTCAGCTGGACGGAGAACTGGCAGGCGCCGGTACTCGCCAAAGACGCCTATTCCATCCTGCTGTGGCCCGGAAAGACCTACGTCTACGAGACCTGGTCGGCCTTCAGCCAGGAACTCGATGCCGCCATGCCGGGGCACAAGGTGATCAATCTGGGGGCCATGCCCCTGGGCAAGTTACTGGATCGATTGGGCGCACGGCCGCAGAGCATCATCGTGCGCCCGGACGGGCATATCCAATCGATAGTCGCGCTGGATGCGGCGGCTTACGCGAAGGGCATCGACGCTATCAGCAATGCGCTGCCTCACTCCCTCAACCTTCAATAA
- a CDS encoding phosphopantetheine-binding protein yields MKDKLIEAITLMLKEKYQVPAQQLHAEAVYEELNLDSLTLLEVSMALERGFDIKVPDGTIVPEHSIAKSVDNILLSNAA; encoded by the coding sequence ATGAAAGACAAACTGATTGAAGCAATTACCTTGATGCTGAAAGAGAAGTATCAGGTTCCCGCCCAGCAACTGCACGCTGAAGCAGTGTATGAGGAATTGAACCTGGACTCGTTGACACTGCTGGAAGTTTCAATGGCGCTGGAGCGAGGTTTCGATATCAAGGTGCCGGATGGAACTATCGTTCCCGAGCACAGCATCGCCAAGTCGGTGGACAACATACTGTTGAGCAATGCCGCCTGA
- a CDS encoding histidine phosphatase family protein has product MLIVILRHGETPQNLSGVFQGQSDPDLHEVGVARFLSAARVLREQPWDSVYSSHYRRAMSSADLLADAARAPRFVCVDLAERNLGELDGQAKSEQLQLDPQLSEKLMELDYAPPGGESGQAALQRFIRAIEAIAANHQPRTLVVAHGGVIALFAHHVLGVPTTSSFLEHGHGLMLRASGKDLNLLGFNLQPESIVSAFT; this is encoded by the coding sequence ATGCTTATCGTCATCTTGCGGCACGGTGAAACGCCACAGAATCTGAGTGGCGTTTTCCAGGGACAATCCGACCCGGACCTGCATGAAGTCGGTGTGGCGCGATTCCTGAGTGCGGCCCGGGTGCTTCGGGAACAGCCCTGGGATTCGGTCTACAGCTCCCATTACCGACGCGCCATGAGTTCCGCCGACCTTTTGGCGGACGCCGCCCGGGCACCCAGGTTCGTCTGCGTCGATCTGGCGGAAAGAAACCTGGGTGAACTGGATGGCCAAGCCAAGTCCGAGCAATTGCAGCTTGATCCGCAGTTGTCGGAGAAGTTGATGGAACTTGATTACGCCCCACCAGGGGGTGAATCGGGACAGGCCGCTTTACAACGTTTTATTCGCGCAATTGAAGCAATAGCGGCAAACCACCAACCACGTACGCTGGTGGTTGCCCATGGCGGTGTTATTGCCCTTTTTGCACACCATGTATTGGGTGTGCCGACAACTTCCAGTTTTTTGGAACATGGTCATGGGCTGATGCTCAGGGCTTCAGGAAAAGACTTGAATCTGCTGGGGTTCAACTTGCAGCCAGAGTCAATAGTTTCTGCTTTTACTTAG
- a CDS encoding autoinducer binding domain-containing protein: MGSNSMSLQWLMEFRLQMLAVSSSVQALNIIEIETQRHGFDVFAFGVKKSTPFTRPNTRLRGTYPEAWMDIYRVKNYAAADPAVEHALRTTNVVAWSDKLREENPLLFSEAKEYGLCEGVTLSSKGSDNTVRFLSFSRSQGVISEAEVASIGLGLKLMLDILVETLTRTKDEALVAESASLTRREKEILQWTADGKSSGEISMILRISENTVNFHLKSIQKKFHAPNKTFAAAYAAAQGLL; this comes from the coding sequence ATGGGCAGCAATAGTATGTCTCTCCAGTGGTTGATGGAATTTCGCTTGCAGATGTTGGCGGTAAGTTCTTCAGTGCAGGCGTTGAATATCATTGAGATCGAAACTCAACGTCATGGCTTCGATGTATTTGCATTCGGTGTAAAGAAGTCCACACCCTTTACCCGCCCCAATACCCGGTTACGTGGAACCTATCCGGAAGCCTGGATGGATATCTATCGGGTAAAAAACTATGCTGCTGCCGACCCCGCCGTGGAACATGCGCTGCGTACTACCAATGTAGTCGCCTGGAGTGACAAGTTGCGTGAAGAGAACCCTTTGTTGTTCAGTGAGGCGAAAGAATATGGTTTGTGCGAGGGCGTGACACTGTCCAGTAAAGGTTCTGATAATACCGTGAGATTTTTATCTTTCTCGCGCAGCCAAGGCGTGATTTCCGAGGCTGAAGTGGCGAGTATCGGGCTGGGCTTGAAGTTGATGCTGGATATTCTTGTAGAAACCCTTACCCGAACTAAAGACGAGGCTCTGGTGGCTGAGTCCGCCAGCCTGACCAGAAGGGAAAAGGAAATACTGCAATGGACGGCAGATGGTAAAAGTTCTGGGGAAATATCCATGATCCTGAGAATTTCCGAAAACACGGTGAATTTTCATCTCAAGAGCATCCAGAAGAAATTCCATGCCCCAAACAAGACCTTCGCCGCGGCCTACGCGGCGGCGCAAGGCTTGCTGTGA
- a CDS encoding carboxymuconolactone decarboxylase family protein, whose product MSKNRVELTSPADMTPEQLEVYARFPSNLTRSLLLTKGSAGPHLTLGGSFTVGLISFLEREVLVMRVAKLLESAFERLIHYPLAIKAGLTEHEIDDIEQGRYERMEPKRVALLVYVSECTLEHKASAEAFWALREFYSQNEVAEITHLAGHCAMTAMYLASLDVPLDEAETSWDKLVARDPA is encoded by the coding sequence ATGAGTAAAAATCGAGTCGAGTTAACTTCCCCTGCCGATATGACTCCCGAGCAACTGGAGGTCTATGCGCGGTTTCCTTCCAACCTGACCCGCTCGCTGTTGCTTACCAAAGGCTCTGCGGGGCCGCATTTGACCCTGGGCGGGTCGTTCACGGTCGGGCTGATCTCGTTCCTGGAGCGTGAGGTGCTGGTGATGCGCGTGGCCAAATTGCTGGAGAGTGCCTTTGAGCGGCTGATTCACTATCCGCTGGCGATCAAGGCCGGTTTGACCGAGCACGAAATCGACGACATCGAGCAGGGTCGTTATGAGCGCATGGAGCCCAAGCGTGTCGCGCTGTTGGTGTACGTGTCCGAGTGCACCCTGGAGCATAAGGCCAGCGCCGAGGCGTTCTGGGCGCTGCGCGAGTTCTATTCGCAGAATGAAGTGGCCGAGATCACTCATCTGGCCGGCCACTGCGCCATGACTGCCATGTACCTGGCCAGCCTCGACGTGCCCCTGGATGAGGCGGAGACCTCCTGGGACAAGCTCGTGGCTCGCGATCCCGCCTGA
- a CDS encoding AvrD family protein, with product MQDVNFSHIENHLGPAADRFFGAGFKRVKYGTRHLSLTDTSVDSSISLSYPAGWSKKIGSGELVPHLSTIDALAIAINLCQDVLLEKFANVDCCWVRRISIKAGKKPEEDLREIQAHMHEELPQVDTQGDTCLAFSGHVGAMALQLEIVRPAAADGRANQDGSGNNYYVEGFRKRTQLIDDIVFDSPLKAISKLVVVDEEPGSARGGIEASYPQVVTPIDAFVSHLQIAQVLLYKLDNLQRGQSNTLWMRTTTITAQDPARRSAQARVLMTELKDANIVTVKGEDWRVAEIVGHLSGMTLSCSVAHLLPR from the coding sequence ATGCAGGATGTTAACTTCAGTCATATAGAAAATCATCTTGGACCTGCGGCGGACCGGTTTTTCGGTGCAGGTTTCAAACGTGTGAAATATGGCACCAGGCATCTAAGTCTTACTGATACTTCGGTAGATTCGAGTATCAGCTTGAGCTATCCGGCCGGCTGGTCGAAGAAAATCGGCAGTGGTGAACTAGTGCCGCACCTGAGCACTATTGATGCATTGGCCATTGCTATCAATCTTTGTCAGGACGTGCTCTTGGAGAAGTTTGCAAATGTCGATTGTTGCTGGGTCCGGCGGATATCGATAAAGGCCGGCAAGAAACCCGAGGAAGATCTGCGCGAGATCCAGGCCCATATGCATGAGGAGCTCCCGCAGGTCGATACCCAGGGCGATACTTGCCTGGCATTTTCCGGGCATGTCGGCGCGATGGCCCTGCAACTGGAGATCGTAAGGCCCGCAGCGGCTGACGGCAGGGCGAACCAGGATGGCAGTGGCAATAACTACTATGTGGAAGGCTTCAGGAAGCGTACCCAACTGATCGACGACATTGTTTTCGATTCGCCGCTCAAGGCGATTTCGAAACTGGTGGTCGTCGACGAAGAACCGGGCTCCGCCAGAGGTGGCATCGAAGCCAGCTATCCGCAGGTCGTGACGCCTATCGATGCCTTCGTCAGTCACCTGCAGATCGCCCAGGTGCTGCTCTACAAGCTGGACAATCTGCAACGGGGTCAATCCAACACCCTGTGGATGCGAACCACCACCATCACCGCGCAGGACCCGGCCCGGCGCAGTGCCCAGGCCCGGGTGCTGATGACCGAACTCAAGGACGCCAACATAGTGACGGTCAAGGGCGAGGACTGGCGGGTGGCGGAGATAGTCGGCCATCTGAGTGGCATGACCCTGTCGTGTTCCGTCGCGCATCTGTTACCTCGCTAG